The following are encoded in a window of Colletotrichum lupini chromosome 3, complete sequence genomic DNA:
- a CDS encoding mago nashi, with amino-acid sequence MGTIPLFLAFPSPALQLEDTSRDISPTLPIVANTVVTMAAPNDQFYLRYYSGHSGRFGHEFLEFDFRVVGDGRSAVARYANNSNYRNDSLIRKEMCVSALIVDEIKRIIKTSEILKEDDSKWPQKNKDGRQELEIRLGNDHISFETAKIGSLVDVTESADPEGLRVFYYLVQDLKALVFSLIALHFKIKPI; translated from the exons ATGGGGACCATCCCGCTTTTCCTGGCATTCCCATCTCCAGCCTTGCAGCTCGAAGACACCAGCCGTGACATTTCACCGACATTGCCAATTGTCGCCAACACTGTTGTCACAATGGCGGCCCCCAACGATCAGTTCTACCTCCGCTACTA CTCCGGTCACTCTGGGCGATTCGGACACGAGTTCTTGG AGTTCGACTTCCGCGTCGTTGGCGATGGACGTAGCGCAGTCGCGCGTTATGCGAATAACTCCAACTACCGAAATGACAGTCTGATCCGCAAAGAGA TGTGCGTCAGCGCTCTCATTGTCGACGAGATCAAGCGCATCATCAAGACGAGCGAGATTCTGAA GGAAGATGACTCAAAGTGGCCACAAAAGAACAAGGACGGACGTCAGGAGTTGGAGATTCGGCTGGGCAACGACCACATCTCCTTTGAG ACGGCCAAGATCGGCTCACTGGTTGACGTGACAGAGTCTGCCGACCCTGAAGGCCTGCGCGTCTTCTACTACCTGGTGCAGGACCTGAAGGCGCTGGTGTTCAGCTTGATCGCGCTGCACTTTAAGATTAAGCCCATCTAG